The following proteins are co-located in the Echinicola sp. 20G genome:
- a CDS encoding ATP-binding protein, which yields MKSIKISIPSLIENIKIIESFIDNAKEKFQINDDIYGNIMISVTECVSNAIIHGNRSDASKSVNLELNFLEDQLKFIIEDEGQGFDYENLKDPTAPENIEKSGGRGVFIMKNLCDEVDFENEGKKTVLTFYMN from the coding sequence ATGAAATCTATCAAAATTTCTATCCCTTCTCTTATTGAGAACATCAAGATCATAGAAAGTTTCATTGATAACGCTAAGGAAAAATTCCAGATCAATGATGACATCTATGGCAACATTATGATTTCAGTAACGGAGTGTGTCAGTAATGCTATCATTCATGGCAATAGGAGTGACGCTTCAAAATCAGTCAACCTTGAACTCAATTTCTTGGAAGACCAGTTAAAGTTCATTATTGAAGACGAAGGCCAAGGCTTTGATTACGAAAACCTAAAAGACCCGACTGCTCCAGAAAATATCGAAAAATCCGGAGGCCGAGGTGTCTTTATTATGAAAAACCTTTGCGATGAAGTTGATTTTGAAAACGAAGGCAAGAAAACCGTCTTAACTTTCTACATGAACTAA